In Candidatus Avedoeria danica, the following are encoded in one genomic region:
- a CDS encoding histidine kinase, producing the protein MAMGEDGRSGAIASPGRPAPLPGPAPDLEAIVEAYDVQTSQLQTLLSFRVRRVLLVASLYDSYTLSEGAHLAELIFTTYQSLSLEGPPEITRVSTRARALEALAERPFDIVITIAAVNDVGASDFGRQAKALCADVPVFIMAYDMRELFGIPGGPGAIPHIDGVLLWRGDVRLFLAIIRLLEDSRNAEHDARVGGVRSIILVEDSVPFISSYLPLVFSALTRQTDQLIAQSLNLDQRLLRRRLRPRLLLATTFEEGWALYQASQDHVLAVISDVRFPRGGVDDNEAGLELLRQIRAVDAETPLLLQSSQDRFRADAEVLGAAFVNKNSPTLLNEFNNFMLDRLGFGEFVFRGEDGAEVARAADVDALVGVLPTLPDDVLVGHAKRNGFSNWLMARTEFALASELRTLHVDDFATTGDMRAFLIDRLQQTRDALRRGQVVDFAAARADARDTFVRIGSGSLGGKGRGLAFTFDLLSRGDIARDLPRIRLFVPTTAVLATDVFDAFVGAADLQAFALRESDDHAILARFLETPLPPHVSADLAAFLARADQPLAVRSSSLLEDSHHLPAAGVYPTHMLPNNAATPGERQAALEAAIKHIYAATYFTAAKAYFAATPNRVEDEKMAVVIMQIVGDRYGDVVYPHFSGVAQSHNFYPVRDMRAEEGIATVALGLGKTVVDGGRAVRFSPAHPEWLPQLSLPEDILANAQRTFWALDVTRPASFHNPEPESALVELGLADAERHDTLWPVASVYVPDNDAVYDGLSRPGVRLVTFAPILKHHLLPLCETLQRLLELGTLGMSGPVEIEFAVCLRPSPAPHEFAFLQIRPLVLGTAAQAIDLTAIAPSDAFIACSKALGVGRTVDVTDIVTVRRDVFDRQRTADIALEVAAVNAALQAEGRPYLLVGPGRWGTADRWLGIPVAWRDIAGARVIVECDLAGMPVEPSQGTHFFHNMTSLGIGYFTASERRGALIDWDWLDAQPVARETAWVRHHRLVEPMEVLIDARSGEGAVVKVAREPDDE; encoded by the coding sequence TACGACTCGTACACGCTGTCCGAGGGCGCCCATCTGGCCGAGCTGATCTTCACGACGTACCAGAGCTTGTCGCTCGAAGGCCCGCCGGAGATCACCCGCGTCTCGACCCGCGCCCGCGCGCTCGAGGCGCTCGCCGAGCGTCCATTCGACATCGTCATTACGATCGCCGCCGTCAACGATGTCGGCGCTTCCGACTTCGGGCGGCAGGCCAAAGCGCTGTGCGCCGACGTGCCCGTGTTCATCATGGCCTACGACATGCGCGAGCTGTTCGGCATCCCCGGCGGACCGGGCGCGATCCCGCACATCGACGGCGTGTTGCTCTGGCGGGGCGATGTCCGGCTGTTCCTCGCGATCATCCGCCTCCTCGAGGACAGCCGCAACGCCGAGCACGACGCCCGCGTCGGCGGGGTGCGCAGCATCATCCTGGTGGAGGACAGCGTCCCGTTCATCTCGTCTTACCTGCCGCTCGTCTTCAGCGCGCTGACGCGCCAGACGGACCAGCTCATCGCCCAGAGCCTGAACCTCGATCAGCGGCTGCTGCGGCGCCGGCTGCGGCCGCGGCTGCTCCTGGCGACGACGTTCGAGGAGGGCTGGGCGCTCTACCAAGCGTCACAAGACCACGTCCTGGCCGTGATCAGCGACGTCCGGTTCCCGCGCGGCGGCGTCGACGACAACGAGGCCGGCCTCGAGCTGCTGCGGCAGATCCGCGCCGTCGACGCCGAGACGCCGCTCCTCCTGCAATCGTCCCAGGACCGCTTCCGTGCGGACGCCGAGGTGCTCGGCGCGGCCTTCGTGAACAAGAACTCGCCGACGCTGTTGAACGAGTTCAACAACTTCATGCTCGACCGACTGGGCTTCGGTGAATTCGTGTTCCGCGGCGAGGACGGCGCCGAGGTCGCTCGGGCCGCCGACGTCGATGCGCTGGTGGGCGTGCTGCCGACATTGCCGGACGACGTGCTGGTCGGGCACGCAAAGCGCAACGGCTTCTCGAACTGGCTGATGGCCCGCACCGAGTTCGCTCTGGCGTCCGAGCTGCGCACGCTCCATGTCGACGACTTCGCCACCACGGGCGACATGCGGGCGTTCCTCATCGATCGCCTGCAGCAGACCCGCGACGCGCTTCGCCGCGGCCAGGTCGTCGACTTCGCCGCCGCCCGCGCCGACGCCCGCGACACGTTCGTGCGCATCGGCAGCGGCAGCTTGGGGGGGAAGGGACGCGGTCTGGCCTTCACGTTCGACCTGCTGTCGCGCGGCGACATCGCCCGCGACCTGCCGCGGATCCGCCTGTTCGTGCCGACGACGGCCGTCCTGGCCACCGATGTCTTCGACGCCTTCGTCGGCGCCGCCGACCTGCAAGCGTTCGCGCTGCGCGAGTCGGATGACCACGCCATCCTCGCGCGCTTCCTTGAAACGCCGCTGCCGCCGCATGTGAGCGCCGATCTGGCCGCCTTCCTCGCGCGCGCCGACCAGCCGCTGGCCGTGCGCTCCTCGAGCCTGCTCGAGGACTCGCACCACCTGCCGGCCGCCGGCGTCTACCCGACGCACATGCTGCCCAACAACGCTGCGACGCCGGGGGAGCGACAGGCGGCGCTCGAAGCGGCCATCAAGCACATCTACGCCGCGACGTACTTCACGGCGGCCAAGGCGTACTTCGCCGCGACGCCGAACCGCGTCGAGGACGAGAAGATGGCCGTCGTCATCATGCAGATCGTCGGCGATCGGTACGGCGACGTGGTGTATCCGCACTTCTCAGGTGTGGCGCAGTCGCACAACTTCTATCCGGTGCGCGACATGCGGGCCGAGGAAGGCATCGCGACCGTCGCGCTCGGGCTCGGCAAGACGGTCGTCGACGGCGGGCGGGCGGTACGGTTCTCGCCCGCCCACCCCGAGTGGCTGCCGCAGCTCTCGCTGCCCGAGGACATCCTGGCCAACGCTCAGCGCACGTTCTGGGCGTTGGACGTTACCCGCCCGGCCAGCTTTCACAATCCGGAGCCCGAGTCGGCGCTCGTCGAACTCGGGCTGGCGGACGCCGAGCGCCACGATACGCTTTGGCCGGTCGCCTCGGTCTACGTGCCGGACAACGACGCGGTGTACGACGGGCTGTCGCGGCCCGGTGTGCGGCTCGTGACCTTCGCGCCGATCCTGAAGCACCACCTCCTGCCGCTGTGCGAGACGCTGCAGCGGCTGCTCGAGCTCGGCACGCTTGGCATGTCCGGCCCGGTCGAAATCGAGTTCGCGGTCTGCCTGCGCCCGTCGCCCGCGCCGCACGAGTTCGCGTTCCTGCAGATCCGCCCGCTCGTCCTTGGCACGGCAGCCCAGGCGATCGATTTGACCGCCATCGCGCCGTCGGACGCCTTCATCGCGTGCAGCAAAGCCCTTGGCGTCGGCCGGACCGTCGATGTGACCGACATCGTCACCGTCCGGCGTGATGTGTTCGATCGGCAGCGCACAGCCGACATCGCGCTCGAGGTCGCAGCCGTCAACGCCGCGCTGCAGGCCGAGGGCCGACCGTACTTGCTGGTCGGCCCAGGACGGTGGGGCACCGCCGACCGCTGGCTCGGCATCCCGGTGGCCTGGCGCGACATCGCCGGTGCGCGCGTCATCGTCGAATGCGACCTGGCCGGCATGCCGGTCGAGCCGTCGCAGGGGACGCACTTCTTCCACAACATGACGAGCCTGGGTATCGGCTACTTCACCGCCAGCGAGCGCCGCGGCGCGCTGATCGACTGGGATTGGCTGGATGCGCAGCCGGTGGCGCGCGAGACGGCGTGGGTGCGGCACCATCGGCTGGTGGAGCCGATGGAGGTCCTCATCGACGCGCGGAGCGGCGAGGGGGCGGTGGTGAAGGTGGCGAGGGAGCCGGACGACGAGTGA
- a CDS encoding cob(I)yrinic acid a,c-diamide adenosyltransferase — MKIYTRTGDKGETGLFGGDRVPKTHPRVEAYGDVDELNSTIGLALALGGADAPGDLVAALRHIQDRLFDLGADLATPPDTAAGDWLKRVPPAWATELEGEIDALTSTLPPLSAFILPGGTPLAGALHLARTVCRRAERRVLAAAKAGETISPPVVMYLNRLSDYLFMAARYANARAGVGDVAWRPGG, encoded by the coding sequence GTGAAGATCTATACCCGGACCGGCGACAAAGGTGAGACGGGCCTGTTCGGCGGCGACCGCGTCCCCAAGACCCACCCGCGGGTCGAGGCCTACGGCGACGTCGACGAGCTGAACAGCACGATCGGCCTGGCGCTCGCCCTGGGCGGAGCGGACGCCCCGGGCGACCTCGTCGCCGCCCTGCGCCACATCCAGGACCGCCTGTTCGATCTCGGCGCCGACCTCGCCACACCACCGGACACCGCGGCGGGCGACTGGCTGAAGCGCGTGCCGCCCGCGTGGGCGACCGAACTCGAGGGGGAGATCGACGCGCTCACGTCGACGCTGCCGCCGCTATCGGCGTTCATCCTGCCCGGCGGCACGCCCCTCGCCGGTGCGCTCCACTTGGCGCGCACGGTCTGCCGGCGCGCCGAACGTCGGGTCCTGGCGGCGGCCAAGGCGGGGGAAACGATCAGTCCGCCCGTCGTCATGTATCTCAACCGGCTGAGCGACTACCTGTTCATGGCGGCGCGGTACGCGAACGCGCGGGCGGGCGTGGGCGACGTGGCATGGCGGCCGGGGGGGTAG